In the Oncorhynchus keta strain PuntledgeMale-10-30-2019 chromosome 14, Oket_V2, whole genome shotgun sequence genome, one interval contains:
- the LOC127907385 gene encoding uncharacterized protein LOC127907385 yields the protein MKNIFLFQFMNGVETPHPDQGGDTPPRPRWRHPTQTKVETPHPDQGGDTPPRPRWRHPTQTKVETPHPDQGGETPPRPRWRNPTQTKVEKPHPDQGGETPPRPRWRHPTQTKVETPHPDQGGETPPRPRWRNPTQTKVETPHPDQGGETPPRPRWRHPTQAKVETPHPDQGKERGGDTPPRPRWRHPTQTKVEKPHPDQGGETPPRPRWRHPTQAKVETPHPDQGKERGRG from the exons ATGAAAAATATTTTTT TATTTCAATTCATG AACGGGGTGgagacaccccacccagaccaaggtggagacaccccacccagaccaaggtggagacaccccacccagaccaaggtggagacaccccacccagaccaaggtggagacaccccacccagaccaaggtggagacaccccacccagaccaaggtggagacaccccacccagaccaagGTGGAGAAACCCCACCCAGACCAAGGTGGAGAAACCCCACCCAGACCAAGGTGGAGAAACCCCACCCAGACCAAGGTGGAGAAACCCCACCCAGACCAAGGTGgagacaccccacccagaccaaggtggagacaccccacccagaccaagGTGGAGAAACCCCACCCAGACCAAGGTGGAGAAACCCCACCCAGACCAAGGTGgagacaccccacccagaccaagGTGGAGAAACCCCACCCAGACCAAGGTGGAGACACCCCACCCAGGCCAAGGTGgagacaccccacccagaccaagGTAAAGAGCGGGGTGgagacaccccacccagaccaaggtggagacaccccacccagaccaagGTGGAGAAACCCCACCCAGACCAAGGTGGAGAAACCCCACCCAGACCAAG GTGGAGACACCCCACCCAGGCCAAGGTGgagacaccccacccagaccaagGTAAAGAGCGGGGCAGAGGTTAA